From one Amycolatopsis sp. FDAARGOS 1241 genomic stretch:
- a CDS encoding SPFH domain-containing protein codes for MGIFDKIRGEFIDIIEWTDDSRDTIVWRFPRYENEIKMGAKLTVRESQAAVFVNEGQVADAYPPGMYTLQTQNMPIMSTLKGWKYGFNSPFKAEVYFVNTRQFTDLKWGTQNPIILRDPEFGMVRLRAFGGYAVRVVEPVALLKELAGTDPQFRTEEVSEYLRQMIIGKVGPAIAAAKVPMLDLVTQQDRIGGAIASALNLELRANGVEISKFIIENISVPPEVEAAMDKRTQMGVVGDLDQYTKFQSANAIEAAANNQGGAGEGLGIGLGMALGQRAAGPQGAPQQYQQPQYQQTQYQQPMAPQYQPPSAPTPQVPPPLPQSEQWFIGANGQQLGPFDRGQLGQQISAGTLTRETLVWKSGMPQWTPAAQAPEVSPLFGATPPPLPPQS; via the coding sequence GTGGGGATTTTCGACAAGATCCGCGGCGAGTTCATCGACATCATCGAGTGGACCGACGACAGCCGGGACACGATCGTGTGGCGCTTCCCGCGCTACGAGAACGAGATCAAGATGGGTGCGAAGCTCACCGTCCGCGAATCGCAGGCCGCGGTCTTCGTCAACGAGGGCCAGGTCGCCGACGCCTACCCGCCGGGCATGTACACGCTGCAGACGCAGAACATGCCGATCATGTCCACCCTCAAGGGCTGGAAGTACGGGTTCAACTCGCCGTTCAAGGCCGAGGTCTACTTCGTCAACACCCGGCAGTTCACCGATCTCAAATGGGGCACGCAGAACCCGATCATCCTGCGCGACCCGGAGTTCGGCATGGTCCGGCTCCGCGCGTTCGGCGGGTACGCGGTGCGCGTTGTCGAGCCGGTCGCGCTGCTCAAGGAGCTCGCGGGCACCGACCCGCAGTTCCGCACCGAGGAGGTCTCCGAGTACCTCCGGCAGATGATCATCGGCAAGGTCGGCCCCGCCATCGCCGCGGCCAAAGTGCCGATGCTCGACCTGGTCACCCAGCAGGACCGGATCGGCGGCGCGATCGCCAGCGCGCTCAACCTCGAACTGCGCGCCAACGGCGTCGAGATCTCGAAGTTCATCATCGAGAACATCTCCGTCCCGCCCGAGGTCGAGGCCGCGATGGACAAGCGGACCCAGATGGGCGTGGTCGGCGATCTCGACCAGTACACGAAGTTCCAGTCCGCCAACGCGATCGAGGCGGCCGCGAACAACCAGGGCGGCGCGGGCGAAGGCCTGGGCATCGGCCTCGGCATGGCGCTCGGCCAGCGGGCCGCCGGGCCGCAGGGCGCGCCGCAGCAGTACCAGCAGCCCCAATACCAGCAGACCCAGTACCAGCAGCCGATGGCGCCGCAGTACCAGCCGCCGTCCGCGCCGACGCCGCAGGTCCCGCCGCCGCTGCCGCAGTCCGAGCAGTGGTTCATCGGGGCGAACGGTCAGCAGCTCGGTCCGTTCGACCGGGGCCAGCTCGGCCAGCAGATCTCCGCGGGCACGCTCACCCGGGAGACCCTCGTGTGGAAGTCCGGGATGCCGCAATGGACGCCGGCCGCGCAGGCGCCGGAGGTCTCGCCGCTGTTCGGCGCGACCCCGCCGCCGCTGCCGCCGCAGTCCTGA